A genomic stretch from Mya arenaria isolate MELC-2E11 chromosome 10, ASM2691426v1 includes:
- the LOC128204056 gene encoding calmodulin-A-like isoform X5 yields MDKASVYSSHDVEKNFDSEIRELFRLFDTNNDRSISVQELGKAMRFLGMSPTEQGITDAMSALDTNENGRMEFQEFYKFMQAEMTKLNEANFTNNQDTVRSAFRTFDKDGNGYIDEKELRIAMKKLGEALTDKELDDMMKQTDVDEDGKINYEEFVKIWCETT; encoded by the exons ATGGATAAAG CAAGCGTATACTCAAGTCACGATGTGGAAAAGAACTTTGATTCCG AAATACGTGAGTTGTTCCGACTGTTTGACACAAACAATGACCGTTCCATATCAGTGCAGGAGCTGGGCAAGGCGATGAGGTTCCTGGGAATGTCACCTACAGAACAAGGGATAACTGATGCCATGAGTGCCTTGGACACAAACG aaaatggCAGGATGGAGTTTCAagaattttacaaatttatgcAAGCAGAGATGACTAAACTGA ATGAAGCAAATTTCACAAACAACCAAGACACCGTACGCTCAGCATTCCGGACGTTTGATAAGGATGGAAATGGATACATAGACGAGAAGGAATTAAG AATTGCAATGAAGAAGTTAGGTGAAGCATTGACGGACAAGGAGCTGGACGATATGATGAAACAAACTGATGTCGATGAGGATGGCAAAATCAATTATGAAG AGTTCGTTAAGATATGGTGTGAAACAACTTGA
- the LOC128204056 gene encoding neo-calmodulin-like isoform X4, giving the protein MDCLCHAIRKKASKKKPKQEDGETTMDKEIRELFRLFDTNNDRSISVQELGKAMRFLGMSPTEQGITDAMSALDTNENGRMEFQEFYKFMQAEMTKLNEANFTNNQDTVRSAFRTFDKDGNGYIDEKELRIAMKKLGEALTDKELDDMMKQTDVDEDGKINYEEFVKIWCETT; this is encoded by the exons GCGAGCAAAAAGAAACCAAAACAAGAAGATGGTGAAACAACGATGGATAAAG AAATACGTGAGTTGTTCCGACTGTTTGACACAAACAATGACCGTTCCATATCAGTGCAGGAGCTGGGCAAGGCGATGAGGTTCCTGGGAATGTCACCTACAGAACAAGGGATAACTGATGCCATGAGTGCCTTGGACACAAACG aaaatggCAGGATGGAGTTTCAagaattttacaaatttatgcAAGCAGAGATGACTAAACTGA ATGAAGCAAATTTCACAAACAACCAAGACACCGTACGCTCAGCATTCCGGACGTTTGATAAGGATGGAAATGGATACATAGACGAGAAGGAATTAAG AATTGCAATGAAGAAGTTAGGTGAAGCATTGACGGACAAGGAGCTGGACGATATGATGAAACAAACTGATGTCGATGAGGATGGCAAAATCAATTATGAAG AGTTCGTTAAGATATGGTGTGAAACAACTTGA
- the LOC128204056 gene encoding uncharacterized protein LOC128204056 isoform X6 has translation MDCLCHALRKQASKKKPKQEDGETTMDKVQELGKAMRFLGMSPTEQGITDAMSALDTNENGRMEFQEFYKFMQAEMTKLNEANFTNNQDTVRSAFRTFDKDGNGYIDEKELRIAMKKLGEALTDKELDDMMKQTDVDEDGKINYEEFVKIWCETT, from the exons ATGGATTGTCTTTGCCATGCTTTACGGAAACAG GCGAGCAAAAAGAAACCAAAACAAGAAGATGGTGAAACAACGATGGATAAAG TGCAGGAGCTGGGCAAGGCGATGAGGTTCCTGGGAATGTCACCTACAGAACAAGGGATAACTGATGCCATGAGTGCCTTGGACACAAACG aaaatggCAGGATGGAGTTTCAagaattttacaaatttatgcAAGCAGAGATGACTAAACTGA ATGAAGCAAATTTCACAAACAACCAAGACACCGTACGCTCAGCATTCCGGACGTTTGATAAGGATGGAAATGGATACATAGACGAGAAGGAATTAAG AATTGCAATGAAGAAGTTAGGTGAAGCATTGACGGACAAGGAGCTGGACGATATGATGAAACAAACTGATGTCGATGAGGATGGCAAAATCAATTATGAAG AGTTCGTTAAGATATGGTGTGAAACAACTTGA
- the LOC128204056 gene encoding neo-calmodulin-like isoform X2 — MDCLCHALRKQASKKKPKQEDGETTMDKEIRELFRLFDTNNDRSISVQELGKAMRFLGMSPTEQGITDAMSALDTNENGRMEFQEFYKFMQAEMTKLNEANFTNNQDTVRSAFRTFDKDGNGYIDEKELRIAMKKLGEALTDKELDDMMKQTDVDEDGKINYEEFVKIWCETT, encoded by the exons ATGGATTGTCTTTGCCATGCTTTACGGAAACAG GCGAGCAAAAAGAAACCAAAACAAGAAGATGGTGAAACAACGATGGATAAAG AAATACGTGAGTTGTTCCGACTGTTTGACACAAACAATGACCGTTCCATATCAGTGCAGGAGCTGGGCAAGGCGATGAGGTTCCTGGGAATGTCACCTACAGAACAAGGGATAACTGATGCCATGAGTGCCTTGGACACAAACG aaaatggCAGGATGGAGTTTCAagaattttacaaatttatgcAAGCAGAGATGACTAAACTGA ATGAAGCAAATTTCACAAACAACCAAGACACCGTACGCTCAGCATTCCGGACGTTTGATAAGGATGGAAATGGATACATAGACGAGAAGGAATTAAG AATTGCAATGAAGAAGTTAGGTGAAGCATTGACGGACAAGGAGCTGGACGATATGATGAAACAAACTGATGTCGATGAGGATGGCAAAATCAATTATGAAG AGTTCGTTAAGATATGGTGTGAAACAACTTGA
- the LOC128204056 gene encoding calmodulin-A-like isoform X1, giving the protein MDCLCHALRKQASKKKPKQEDGETTMDKASVYSSHDVEKNFDSEIRELFRLFDTNNDRSISVQELGKAMRFLGMSPTEQGITDAMSALDTNENGRMEFQEFYKFMQAEMTKLNEANFTNNQDTVRSAFRTFDKDGNGYIDEKELRIAMKKLGEALTDKELDDMMKQTDVDEDGKINYEEFVKIWCETT; this is encoded by the exons ATGGATTGTCTTTGCCATGCTTTACGGAAACAG GCGAGCAAAAAGAAACCAAAACAAGAAGATGGTGAAACAACGATGGATAAAG CAAGCGTATACTCAAGTCACGATGTGGAAAAGAACTTTGATTCCG AAATACGTGAGTTGTTCCGACTGTTTGACACAAACAATGACCGTTCCATATCAGTGCAGGAGCTGGGCAAGGCGATGAGGTTCCTGGGAATGTCACCTACAGAACAAGGGATAACTGATGCCATGAGTGCCTTGGACACAAACG aaaatggCAGGATGGAGTTTCAagaattttacaaatttatgcAAGCAGAGATGACTAAACTGA ATGAAGCAAATTTCACAAACAACCAAGACACCGTACGCTCAGCATTCCGGACGTTTGATAAGGATGGAAATGGATACATAGACGAGAAGGAATTAAG AATTGCAATGAAGAAGTTAGGTGAAGCATTGACGGACAAGGAGCTGGACGATATGATGAAACAAACTGATGTCGATGAGGATGGCAAAATCAATTATGAAG AGTTCGTTAAGATATGGTGTGAAACAACTTGA
- the LOC128204056 gene encoding neo-calmodulin-like isoform X3, whose translation MDCFCVRKETKASKKKPKQEDGETTMDKEIRELFRLFDTNNDRSISVQELGKAMRFLGMSPTEQGITDAMSALDTNENGRMEFQEFYKFMQAEMTKLNEANFTNNQDTVRSAFRTFDKDGNGYIDEKELRIAMKKLGEALTDKELDDMMKQTDVDEDGKINYEEFVKIWCETT comes from the exons ATGGACTGTTTTTGTGTTAGAAAGGAAACGAAG GCGAGCAAAAAGAAACCAAAACAAGAAGATGGTGAAACAACGATGGATAAAG AAATACGTGAGTTGTTCCGACTGTTTGACACAAACAATGACCGTTCCATATCAGTGCAGGAGCTGGGCAAGGCGATGAGGTTCCTGGGAATGTCACCTACAGAACAAGGGATAACTGATGCCATGAGTGCCTTGGACACAAACG aaaatggCAGGATGGAGTTTCAagaattttacaaatttatgcAAGCAGAGATGACTAAACTGA ATGAAGCAAATTTCACAAACAACCAAGACACCGTACGCTCAGCATTCCGGACGTTTGATAAGGATGGAAATGGATACATAGACGAGAAGGAATTAAG AATTGCAATGAAGAAGTTAGGTGAAGCATTGACGGACAAGGAGCTGGACGATATGATGAAACAAACTGATGTCGATGAGGATGGCAAAATCAATTATGAAG AGTTCGTTAAGATATGGTGTGAAACAACTTGA